A stretch of the Uranotaenia lowii strain MFRU-FL chromosome 3, ASM2978415v1, whole genome shotgun sequence genome encodes the following:
- the LOC129753601 gene encoding probable cytochrome P450 313b1 produces the protein MDTQYFSQLLVFLVPALIYFLNRWRNRRFYRVSAQLSGPVDLPFLGCGHLFLGKDHDEQFSILNNMTKDYQSPFRAWLGPEFVIFVDNPEDMQVVLNSQNCLEKADLYRFVGCERGLFSSPVNIWKVHRKLLSPCFSPSILASFVNIFNNKCAVLTQRIEKHLGNGAFDIYADISRCTLDMICATTLGTNMDLQSDEGTKYVEAIEEICELVNNRMLMIWLHSDFIYRRTKIYQKEQKLREEVYSMARKVLALKLQERDQFLKAKKKVQPEDQEKNRGIYIDEILRLAEETHVFDEQDMKDELDTIILGGNETSALTLSHVMLMLAMHEDVQERVYNEIISVTGSKDPTTPILYEQIPKLAYTEMTIKETMRLLPVGPLLARKCTAPTKISKTTIPEGTTVVLGVFNCHHNPKYWGPDVDTFRPDRFHPEQVASRHPYSYLPFSGGPRNCIGYKYGLISMKIMLCHLLRTYRFRSPITMDTLKLKISVTLKVANRNMVQIERRI, from the exons ATGGACACACAGTACTTTTCCCAGCTGCTAGTATTCCTGGTTCCAgccttgatttattttttgaaccGTTGGAGAAATCGTCGGTTTTATCGAGTTTCCGCGCAATTGTCGGGTCCGGTTGATTTGCCTTTCCTCGGATGTGGTCACTTGTTCTTGGGCAAGGATCACGATGAACAGTTTTCCATTCTGAACAATATGACCAAAGACTATCAGTCGCCGTTTCGGGCTTGGTTGGGCCCGGAGTTTGTGATTTTCGTCGATAATCCTGAAGACATGCAGGTGGTTCTGAATTCTCAGAATTGTTTGGAAAAAGCTGATCTCTATCGGTTTGTTGGCTGTGAACGAGGACTGTTTTCGTCTCCGGTTAACATTTGGAAGGTGCACCGGAAGTTGCTATCGCCGTGCTTTAGTCCAAGTATTTTGGCtagttttgtgaatattttcaataataaatgtGCAGTGCTAACCCAAAGAATTGAGAAACATCTGGGAAATGGAGCGTTTGATATCTATGCCGACATTTCTCGGTGCACTCTGGATATGATTTGTG CTACCACGCTTGGAACCAACATGGACTTGCAGAGTGATGAAGGAACCAAATATGTTGAAGCTATTGAAGA AATCTGCGAGCTCGTTAACAATCGAATGCTAATGATCTGGCTACACTCGGATTTCATCTATCGGAGAACGAAAATCTACCAGAAAGAGCAGAAGCTCCGTGAAGAGGTCTACAGTATGGCACGGAAAGTTCTTGCCCTGAAGCTTCAGGAACGGGACCAGtttttgaaagccaaaaagaAAGTTCAACCGGAGGACCAGGAGAAAAACCGAGGAATCTATATCGACGAAATTCTCCGGTTAGCCGAGGAAACTCACGTATTCGACGAGCAGGACATGAAGGACGAGCTGGATACGATTATCCTGGGTGGTAATGAAACGTCGGCTCTAACACTATCCCACGTAATGCTAATGTTGGCAATGCATGAGGATGTACAGGAGCGCGTATACAATGAAATTATCAGCGTAACTGGTTCGAAGGACCCAACGACGCCCATTTTGTACGAACAAATCCCGAAGCTAGCATATACGGAGATGACCATCAAGGAAACGATGCGCCTGTTGCCTGTTGGACCACTGTTGGCCCGAAAGTGTACTGCCCCTACAAAAATTT caaaaacaaccatccCAGAAGGTACAACCGTGGTGCTCGGAGTCTTCAACTGTCATCACAATCCGAAATATTGGGGTCCGGATGTTGACACCTTCCGCCCCGACCGGTTCCATCCAGAACAGGTTGCCTCTCGGCACCCCTACTCTTACCTTCCCTTCAGTGGGGGTCCCAGAAACTGCATTGGCTACAAGTATGGACTGATATCGATGAAAATAATGCTCTGTCATCTACTGCGCACGTACAGATTCCGATCGCCGATTACGATGGATACTCTGAAACTTAAAATTAGCGTCACCCTGAAAGTTGCCAACAGGAATATGGTACAGATAGAACGGAGAATTTAA
- the LOC129753602 gene encoding cytochrome P450 4C1-like, translating into MLNFVIVFVVSTCIAYIGYYQWTRRKIRATFAKMNGPVSLPLIGNSYRLVKWTSQESIWRGMVELANSYESPVGLNLGPVMHVLLYKPEHLQVVMNSPYCLNKAFQYSFLRVEKGIFAAPAHVWKDQRRILNPTFGPVVVNSFIPIFNQKCTIFVDVLKENYANRGPVDVLNALSKCTLDLICSTAFGLDFDLQRSADGDHFLSRQEEYVDIFIDRLVKPWFYPEFIYRLTKGYKRSMEILEESKDRMKRVMDERNLNQNNNDAESLNEVSQDSYVKKPQIFLDKLLELAQKNKELTDEHINQHLDTMVFAGNDTTAATMCSLLLMLAMHPDVQERVYQEIVQACPDKDKEVTMGEISHLPYTEMVCKETMRLFPVGPVIGRTSTADIKLDDNYTIPANTALTMCIYMVHRNKEIWGADADQFNPDHFLPEQVSKRHPYSFVPFSGGARNCIGIKYAWVAMKIMLVYVLRRYRLKTPLTMDTLKIKYTIVLKMVSGCLLSLEERQ; encoded by the exons atgttaaacttTGTGATAGTTTTTGTGGTGTCGACCTGTATTGCTTACATAGGATATTACCAATGGACCAGAAGAAAAATTCGTGCCACTTTCGCCAAAATGAACGGTCCAGTTTCGTTGCCGTTGATTGGAAATTCGTACCGACTAGTCAAGTGGACGTCACAAG AATCCATATGGCGAGGAATGGTGGAACTGGCAAACAGTTACGAGTCTCCAGTGGGTTTAAACTTAGGCCCAGTAATGCACGTACTGTTGTACAAACCGGAACATCTGCAGGTTGTGATGAACTCACCCTACTGCCTCAACAAAGCCTTCCAATACTCGTTCCTTCGCGTGGAGAAAGGAATATTCGCAGCACCAG CTCACGTGTGGAAAGATCAACGTCGAATACTGAATCCTACCTTTGGACCCGTTGTTGTTAACAgttttattccgattttcaatcaaaaatgcaCAATTTTTGTTGATGTTCTCAAGGAGAACTACGCGAATCGAGGACCAGTTGATGTATTGAATGCTCTTTCGAAGTGTACCTTGGATCTCATATGCT CGACCGCATTTGGGTTGGACTTCGACCTGCAGCGGTCGGCCGATGGAGATCATTTTCTATCGAGACAGGAAGAATACGTGGACATCTTTATCGATCGGTTGGTCAAACCGTGGTTCTATCCCGAGTTTATCTATCGTTTGACTAAGGGTTACAAGCGATCAATGGAAATTCTTGAAGAATCTAAAGACCGTATGAAGCGCGTGATGGATGAACGGAACTTGAACCAGAACAACAATGATGCTGAAAGCTTAAACGAAGTGTCGCAAGACAGCTACGTCAAGAAGCCGCAAATTTTCTTGGACAAATTGTTGGAACTAgctcaaaaaaataaagaactCACGGATGAGCACATCAATCAGCACCTGGACACAATGGTTTTTGCCGGAAATGACACGACGGCAGCTACGATGTGTAGTCTTCTGCTGATGCTGGCCATGCATCCGGATGTTCAAGAGCGAGTCTACCAGGAGATCGTTCAAGCCTGTCCCGACAAAGATAAGGAGGTCACAATGGGTGAAATATCCCATCTACCCTACACCGAAATGGTTTGCAAGGAGACAATGAGACTGTTTCCGGTGGGTCCCGTTATAGGAAGAACATCTACGGCGGACATCAAGTTAGATG ataACTACACGATTCCTGCCAATACAGCTCTTACGATGTGCATTTACATGGTCCATAGAAATAAGGAAATTTGGGGTGCCGACGCAGATCAGTTCAATCCGGATCATTTTCTTCCGGAGCAGGTCTCGAAGCGGCATCCTTACTCGTTCGTGCCCTTCAGTGGTGGTGCAAGGAATTGTATCGGTATAAAATACGCCTGGGTCGCGATGAAGATTATGTTGGTGTATGTGCTGCGAAGATACCGATTGAAAACGCCACTGACGATGGATACACTTAAGATTAAGTACACCATTGTGCTTAAGATGGTCAGCGGGTGTTTGCTTTCGTTGGAGGAACGACAATAG